gaagtttcatttaaaggaacagagtagggggttcatcacagtgaggacagtgaggttggggaatgcactgccgggtgatgattcagttaatgactataagagggacttggatgatttcttggacagacataatacaaaggctattgtgatactaaactctatagttagtatagatatggggatatatcatttatgtgacagtagggaggggtgtgtgtatggggctgggttttactttggaggggttggacttgatggactttggcttttttcaacccaatttaattatgtaactatttcTGCCAGCTGGTTTGGCACTTTTATTTTGTGGCACTTTAGAGGAATGTCCTAGGGAGCAGTTTGCTTTGCACATTCCCAAAGCTCCAGGAATCCCCATACTTCACATGAGTCCCCCTTAATATGAACCCCAGGGGTGCACTGAGCAGTGTGGTGCCCATTGTTGAAGTACACGACATATAGACACCCCAGAATAGACTCATGGCACAGCTTTCCACTCATTCCTGTTTGTGGGTCACACTGCCAGAGGCTACAGGGACCCCAGAAAACTATAGATTTTTGGAAGTCTTTCTACTCTGAACTACAAACTGCAAAGCTAAAATGAGCAGATTTTACATGATTTACgtccccagattttacatttccccagaTCTGACGCCATTCTTTGTGGTCCCATACAGGCAAACAGGatcttttttcccccaaaattgtCCCCGTTTTTAGCAGTcccctgggaaatgtaaaatctgagGTCTACTGTTGTATGTGGCTGTAGGAACCCCAAATTCAATTAGTGCATAGGAATTTCCTCAGCTGTATGTATTACGTATcacaagacccccccccccaactctatAAAGACCCCtgaaattcatatatttttggaaaagtgCACATTCTGACCAATACAAGGTggctaaatatgtctttctaccccaaactGCCAAATAGAAAAGCGATGTTTAACAAACACACAAAGAACACAACTGTAGGGCTAAAATACAATGAAATCCCCAAAATGAAATAGAGTGAAATCAATGAACCCTAAAATTACTGTACAACAGCGTGGTTAGTGGCCAGAAAACTTTTTATAGCAGGGGGCCACTACCACCACATTGAGTGCAGTGCAGGGGGGACTCAATGAGTGGAATGTGGTTGCAACATCTCTGCTGTTCTCCCCCTGCCTGACTGGACCCACCAAAAAGTCATTACTGAGACACATCTCCTAATTGCTCCTCTGGCCTCGGGACTTCTGCATTGGCTGCCCCTGTGCCCCCTATATACACTGGCAGCCTGCAATTCTGCCTTCTTCTCTGACTGTCAGCCCAAATCGCCCATTTGCTAAAGGAAAGAGTGGCAGCAGAACCGGGGGGACAGAAGGACGAGGGGCAGTGGGACAACACTGGACGTCAAACATTCCGGGGGTATATTGTCCCAACTAGTGATGTGTAGGTTGACAAATTGTTGACTCTAACCCAACCCTTCACTATCCACACCTGACCCGACCCGTGGGTGAGTCTACATAAATACCTGCGCctcccatctctgacatcacggAGGGGGTGGGGCATGTCTATAAATAGACGCTGCAGGATGTGGGCGTGGGGTATAGATTAGTCACAGGCAGCAAGGGCAACAGAGAGCACCCTCCTGCACATCTCTAGTCCCAACAACATTTCCCACCTGCAGAAGTCTGGCTAGAAAACCTCTGTTTCACTGAGACATTTCCAGAATGTTCCTTAACTACTTATCGTacaagctttatatatatatatatatatacacttgtgttcacaataatagcagtgtgtataGAGAAGTGACTAAGTTTTATTTCCATCCAGGCAAATGCATTGGCAACACTGTGCATTCTATTACAAATCAAACCAGGAAGTGGCTGAAATGTGTCttatgaagaaaagggaatattagtcCCTCGTTGTTCTTTCCCAACTCATTGACTGTGTCAACTTAAAGATGTCTCAAGCTGTTGCTTTAAATGAGGGAACTGatattgagttgtataacagtgtgtgtgtgttgtacgaactccaccaacttccaacaacctgttccacaatttttctgcatttcttttgcCTCACACCCCATGTCTACTGCACTACTTTCtatgtttcccctctccaatcaacttttgaATCAGTCGGCTGTTCTTCTGCACAATGTGTGGAAGGAGCCAATTGAGTGAGcgtttcagagagaaatacactataaccagaagcacaacatttgctcGTTCCTTTCTTAAATAAGGGCCCCAATTGACTCCTGTTGTTTcccagaatgaatgagctcactaattggaTTCCCAACTGATATTATGTGGAacgctgctattatttggaacaagcctcagtgagtatgtgagtggtTCTGTTGGGTTTCTATGACTCTACTACACCtgctagtaaattatttgctgtatagaaattgaatttcaacCAAAACCAGTGATTGATCCGGTTAGTGATGTCACACTGCTATTATTACTATTGTATTTCTTCTGCCCCCTTGTCCTTGACTGTTCTTTAATGCAGTGTTTGTTCCTTTTTCCCCAGAGTGTGGGCCCCGTGACATGACAGGTGACCATGAAGCAGAAGACAGGACACACATGAGTGATGAGGTGCAACTCCAAGCTCCACGGCGACGGAACCGCAGGGTGAGGTGTGACCCAGTGAAAGTGCCGACGGTTGTTTCTGTGGAGATGCCGAGCATCAGGAGCGCAGTGCAGCATCTTCTAAACAAGCAAGAGAGAACGTTGTTGAATTTCGGGCTCCTGGCAGGGACGGTGAATGAGGACAATGCTGACTCAACCACAAAGTCAAACTCGTATATTTGTGTTGAGTGTGGGCAGTGCTTCTCGTATGAAGTGGCCTACGTAGAGCACCGGAAGAATCACAAACCCTTCATTGTGGAAGCTGGCACCCTGGGCACGGCGGGTAGTGCCACCAAGATGAGCAGTTTGGATCAGAAGAGAGCAGGGCGGGAGTTCATGTGTTCGGAGTGTGGCAAAACCTTTATTGGGAAGTCGAATCTTATTGTTCACCAGAGGACACACACTGGGGAGAAGCCATACGGGTGCATCTTCTGTGGCAAACACTTTGGGAGAAGCTCGGTCCTTAGGAAGCACGAGAGGATTCACACGGGGGAGAAGCCATACACGTGTCTGTACTGCGGCAAAGGCTTCAGTCAGAACTCTGGGCTGAAGAACCATGAGAGaattcacacgggggagaaaccctACGCCTGTGCCCAATGTGGGAGGCGGTTCAGCCAAAGTGCCGACCTCATGGTTCACTACAGAACCCACACGGGAGAGAAGCCCTTCATATGTGTAGAGTGCGGCAACAGCTTCATCCGCAGCTCCGATTTGGTCATTCACCAAAGGACTCACTCCGGCATTAAACCCTTCAATTGCACCGAGTGTGGCAAGAGCTTCAGCCAGAGGTCCCAGATCATTCGCCATCGGAGAACCCACACGGGGGAGCGGCCATTTACCTGCGACGTCTGCATGAAGAGCTTCATCCTCAGCTCAGAACTCAAGAAGCATCATCGGGTCCATACAGGGGAGAAGCCCTATAAGTGCAAGGAGTGCGGCAAGTCTTTCCGCCACTGCTCAAACATGAGCCGCCACCAGAAGATGCACGTGGACATTCTGGCAACGTGAAGGAATATGGAGACTTGAGCCCAAGACTCTGTAATGTTGGCCCCTGGACTGCTGCACATTTCCCCTTAATGCCAGTTTGTGTCATGGAAGGGGCAATAGGGGATCTCATGGCAGTCATTAATCTGCAATATACCCTCTAGAACCTAGAGTCCAGAGTGGAACCACAGTTTGGCTCCTCTGGCTGCACTGCTTCAGGCATATTCATTTCTACCCGCATTTAGTAGCACTTACATTTACTGGATGAGCTTCTCCCCTGGTCTCTCCTACCCTCCAACCATACAGACTATTGCCCCTGCTGGGAGAGCACACGCCTCTGCTCATCCATTCTCCTCCCATGAACCTATAGAATTATGCTCCTCCTCCTCAGCTCTGTCTATATATCCACAGCAAGGCACCTATATCAGCACCCACTGCCCTGCAATCTGAAATATATTCATCTTTCAACTGAATAAAGTCATAATTTCTTATCTTCTAGGTAATCCCATGGTCACCCCCCACAATGCCCTTCTCTTCCCACACACGGTGCCCTTCCTCCCACAATGCCCTTCTCTTCCCACACATGGTGCCCTTCCTCCCACAATGCCCTTCTCTTCCCACACATGGTGCCCTTCCTCCCACAATGCCCTTCTCTTCCCACACACGGTGCCCTTCCTCCCACAATGCCCTTCTGTTCCCACACGGTGCCCTTCCTCCCACAATGCCCTTCTGTTCCCACACACAGTGCACGCTGTGCCCTTGTACCTTGCGATCTCCATGAGGCCCAGCCCCACAGTTTTGAAGCTTTTCCTAatttgcactgctggttgtgactgtGAGGATTGCTTTGGTAGAGTGACAGGTCAGTAGTTGTGCAGTTTGTCGCTCTCAGTTGGGTTTTGTGTTACTTCACAGGGAGGTCCACTCCAGTTAATGAATATATTCACTGATCTGGTTCTGCTCACAAGAACGAAACCCCTCAGTGCTGGACAGGGAGACCCAAGGCCCAATATATGGAACCCACCGGCCCCTCTCTCAGCTGAGAACCTGCTCCTCCCCCCAGTTGTGTTGTTGTGTCAGCCCTGCAGTTTGTCATGTGATGTTATTAAACTGTCAGTATGAGTGAAACATCTCTGGGCAGGGGCTTTGTCTCTCAGTGGCCCCGCCTGTCCCAAGGTCAATGCTGTGATGAACACCTGCACATTAGGAGGCGTGGCCTGTTACACCTGCACATTAGGAGGCGTGGCCTGTTACACCTGCACCTGACCCCCCCCCACCTCTGAATCCTCTACGTGATGATGTGACATCACCAAGAAATGGCACCCGGGGGCAGTGTGGGGGTCGCTGGGCAGAACGGGGCCTCATCCAGACAAGCGGTGGGACTGGCGCAAGGGGAAATCTTTGGTCACAATAACTaaatggttgggggggggggcgggagtGTGGCTCCCCGTTTCATACAGAACATTGAGCAGAGGGAACATGAAATGTCAGTAAATTCAGCCCAATGCCAGTGTGACCCAGTCAGCCAAGAAGCTGAAAAGTGGATGTGGCTCCTACAACAATCCAGTGGGCCTAAACTTGCCCCAAATGCCCCATGAGTTACTACATAAGAAGTAAATGTAAGGTTTGGCCCCACAGCCCCCGGACTTACACATCATTGTTACACACACACGGTACTGACCCAAAGACATTCCCAATTAGAAGAAACCTCAGTGCGGGCACAATCCATACAGCAAGTACTGTGAGATGGATACTAAATGCCCAGTGATACTATTCACTTACACAGTGTGCGGCGCTGCTATTCACTTTCACTTAATGTGTGTGACAGGACAAGTGTTTTTTGAATGTTTATTGGTGTAAATGTAACAATGATACAAAGGACACAATTCCCAGTTGTATAAATGACATGAGAGACACTGGAAGAAAATGCGGAATTTTTTGGGAAACC
The genomic region above belongs to Xenopus laevis strain J_2021 chromosome 5L, Xenopus_laevis_v10.1, whole genome shotgun sequence and contains:
- the XB22169530.L gene encoding oocyte zinc finger protein XlCOF6.1-like; translated protein: MCPASTALSMNTDIMRTTNQDTDDDGGLGCFRASATPISTSETEREISQTAIMEELMFGQPDPECGPRDMTGDHEAEDRTHMSDEVQLQAPRRRNRRVRCDPVKVPTVVSVEMPSIRSAVQHLLNKQERTLLNFGLLAGTVNEDNADSTTKSNSYICVECGQCFSYEVAYVEHRKNHKPFIVEAGTLGTAGSATKMSSLDQKRAGREFMCSECGKTFIGKSNLIVHQRTHTGEKPYGCIFCGKHFGRSSVLRKHERIHTGEKPYTCLYCGKGFSQNSGLKNHERIHTGEKPYACAQCGRRFSQSADLMVHYRTHTGEKPFICVECGNSFIRSSDLVIHQRTHSGIKPFNCTECGKSFSQRSQIIRHRRTHTGERPFTCDVCMKSFILSSELKKHHRVHTGEKPYKCKECGKSFRHCSNMSRHQKMHVDILAT